A stretch of the Azorhizobium caulinodans ORS 571 genome encodes the following:
- a CDS encoding metallophosphoesterase family protein gives MRLIHSADWQLGKPFGRMPVDARAALSEARLDAIDTLAAAARQHRAGHVLVAGDVFDSAEPGDRIYRQALARMKAAAGVRWWLLPGNHDPLRPDGLWSRLSAEAPENVAACLTPAPVMLGEDAVLLPAPLTHKFSLSDPTAWFDGAETPAGLPRIGLAHGAIRTFGGDEQTNLIAPDRARRAGLSYLALGDWHGLRKIDGHTYYSGTPEPDDFGREATGLALLVDVAGAGLEPQVEALPIGRHAWVEERWHLSGAEDVAPRIAALAPGIERKHLVARLHLSGLVPLAERVTLRRLLEDGLAHEIRWLDLDLADLMTRPTETDLSEIDAHGELRDAAERLRAMAEDGGTEGRLAGAALERLYVELMRAQRGSEA, from the coding sequence ATGCGCCTGATTCACTCGGCCGACTGGCAACTGGGCAAACCGTTCGGCCGCATGCCGGTGGACGCCCGCGCCGCCTTGAGCGAGGCCCGCCTCGACGCCATCGACACGCTCGCCGCCGCCGCCCGGCAGCACCGGGCCGGCCATGTTCTCGTGGCCGGCGACGTCTTCGACAGCGCCGAGCCGGGCGACCGCATCTATCGGCAGGCGCTCGCACGCATGAAGGCGGCGGCCGGCGTGCGCTGGTGGCTGCTGCCCGGCAATCACGATCCGCTCCGTCCGGACGGGCTCTGGAGCCGCCTCTCCGCCGAGGCGCCAGAGAATGTCGCCGCCTGCCTCACGCCCGCTCCGGTGATGCTGGGCGAGGATGCGGTGCTGCTGCCGGCCCCCCTCACGCACAAGTTCAGCCTCTCCGACCCCACCGCCTGGTTCGATGGCGCCGAGACGCCCGCCGGCCTGCCGCGCATCGGCCTGGCCCATGGCGCCATCCGCACCTTCGGCGGTGACGAGCAGACGAATCTGATCGCGCCGGATCGGGCCCGCCGGGCCGGCCTCTCTTATCTCGCGCTTGGCGATTGGCACGGCCTGCGGAAGATCGATGGCCATACCTATTACAGCGGCACGCCGGAGCCGGACGATTTCGGCCGGGAGGCGACGGGCCTCGCCCTGCTGGTGGATGTGGCCGGCGCCGGTCTCGAGCCGCAGGTGGAGGCGCTGCCCATCGGCCGTCACGCCTGGGTGGAGGAGCGCTGGCACCTGTCTGGCGCCGAAGACGTCGCGCCGCGCATCGCGGCGCTCGCCCCCGGCATCGAGCGCAAGCATCTGGTGGCACGGCTGCATCTGTCCGGGCTCGTGCCGCTGGCCGAGCGCGTCACCCTGCGCCGGCTGCTGGAGGACGGGCTCGCCCATGAGATCCGCTGGCTCGACCTTGATCTGGCGGACCTCATGACACGCCCAACCGAAACCGACCTCTCCGAGATCGACGCCCACGGCGAACTGCGCGACGCCGCCGAGCGCCTTCGGGCCATGGCGGAGGACGGCGGCACCGAGGGCCGGCTGGCCGGGGCCGCGCTGGAGCGCCTCTATGTGGAACTGATGCGCGCCCAGCGCGGGAGCGAAGCCTGA
- a CDS encoding porin produces the protein MNMVKSLLLGSVAGLAAVAGAQAADLPVKAKAVEYVKVCSAYGAGFYYIPGTDTCLKIDGYARFDTYINAVGTFNPNISSVAGTGFNGPGAGAGGYPYKDSDDSSYLTRARAVFGLDARSQTDYGTLRSYIRFGMNWDSQSTANAGSGIGFYFERAFIQFAGFTFGYTQSFFDTGINYAYTQLYAGSNQWTTALAYTAQFGNGFSATIALEDAANRITGVQAGSAGVYNPTSSLGYANYQAGQEIPDIVGNIRLDQAWGTVQLSAAAHQVTALNPVYTGTGATYLGQNSTDTWGWAIGGAVEIKLPMIAPGDSLFIQAGYADGALSYVGFAGTTQGRATGLGSLDTKTTTFATGAYYPIADAVWNQATRSYNTETAWGIQGQFRHFWTPAVRSAVFGGYSEVSVPQNTVGAVDVNIWQVGLNTIWSPVKNLDLGLEVLYSKVDGGAALGTYSTGTTAANGGATATVGGSTDVWSGGFRAQRNF, from the coding sequence ATGAACATGGTGAAGAGCCTTCTGCTCGGTAGCGTCGCGGGTCTCGCCGCCGTCGCCGGCGCCCAGGCTGCCGACCTTCCCGTGAAGGCGAAGGCTGTGGAGTACGTGAAGGTGTGCTCCGCTTACGGCGCGGGCTTCTACTACATCCCCGGCACCGACACCTGCCTCAAGATCGACGGCTACGCCCGCTTCGACACCTACATCAACGCCGTCGGCACCTTCAACCCGAACATCTCGTCGGTTGCTGGCACCGGCTTCAACGGTCCCGGCGCTGGCGCTGGCGGCTATCCGTACAAGGACTCTGACGACTCGTCCTACCTGACCCGCGCCCGCGCGGTGTTCGGTCTCGACGCTCGTTCGCAGACCGACTACGGCACCCTGCGCTCCTACATCCGCTTCGGCATGAACTGGGATTCCCAGTCCACGGCTAACGCGGGTTCGGGCATCGGCTTCTACTTCGAGCGCGCCTTCATCCAGTTCGCTGGCTTCACCTTCGGTTACACCCAGTCGTTCTTCGACACGGGCATCAACTACGCCTACACGCAGCTGTATGCGGGTTCGAACCAGTGGACCACCGCTCTCGCCTACACCGCCCAGTTCGGTAACGGCTTCTCGGCGACCATCGCCCTCGAAGACGCCGCCAACCGCATCACCGGCGTGCAGGCTGGCTCGGCCGGCGTGTACAACCCGACCAGCTCGCTCGGCTATGCCAACTACCAGGCTGGTCAGGAAATCCCTGACATCGTCGGCAACATCCGCCTCGATCAGGCTTGGGGTACGGTTCAGCTCTCTGCGGCTGCCCATCAGGTCACCGCTCTGAACCCGGTGTACACCGGCACGGGCGCCACCTACCTCGGTCAGAACTCGACCGACACCTGGGGCTGGGCCATCGGCGGCGCCGTGGAAATCAAGCTCCCGATGATCGCCCCCGGCGACAGCCTCTTCATCCAGGCTGGCTATGCTGACGGCGCTCTGAGCTATGTCGGCTTCGCCGGCACCACGCAGGGTCGCGCGACGGGCCTCGGCTCTCTCGACACCAAGACCACCACCTTCGCGACCGGCGCCTACTACCCGATCGCCGACGCTGTGTGGAACCAGGCCACCCGCTCGTACAACACCGAGACGGCTTGGGGCATCCAGGGTCAGTTCCGTCACTTCTGGACCCCGGCGGTTCGCTCGGCCGTGTTCGGCGGTTACTCTGAGGTCTCCGTGCCCCAGAACACCGTTGGCGCTGTCGACGTGAACATCTGGCAGGTCGGCCTGAACACCATCTGGTCGCCGGTCAAGAACCTCGACCTCGGCCTCGAAGTGCTCTACTCGAAGGTTGATGGCGGCGCTGCCCTCGGCACCTACAGCACCGGCACGACCGCTGCCAACGGCGGCGCGACTGCCACGGTCGGCGGCTCCACCGACGTGTGGTCGGGCGGCTTCCGCGCTCAGCGCAACTTCTGA
- the folK gene encoding 2-amino-4-hydroxy-6-hydroxymethyldihydropteridine diphosphokinase, giving the protein MTTAYLCLGGNVGDVAATLAEAGRLLEAGGLVIRARSPLYRTPPWGPVPQPPYLNQVLAVAGAPSPRALLTLALDVERQLGRDRAREARFGPRTADIDILAYGDETVREPDLELPHPRLLERAFALVPLLDIAPDIIISGTRARDALARLDRSGIERVD; this is encoded by the coding sequence ATGACCACCGCCTATCTCTGCCTCGGCGGCAATGTGGGCGACGTGGCCGCGACCCTTGCCGAAGCCGGCCGGCTGCTGGAGGCGGGCGGGCTGGTCATCCGCGCGCGCTCGCCCCTCTACCGCACGCCGCCCTGGGGGCCGGTGCCGCAGCCGCCCTATCTCAACCAGGTGCTCGCCGTCGCCGGCGCCCCCTCCCCGCGCGCCCTGCTGACGCTGGCGCTGGATGTGGAACGTCAGCTCGGACGGGACCGCGCGCGGGAGGCGCGCTTCGGCCCCCGCACCGCGGACATCGACATCCTCGCCTATGGCGACGAGACGGTGCGCGAGCCGGATCTGGAACTGCCCCATCCGCGCCTGCTGGAGCGCGCCTTCGCGCTGGTGCCGCTGCTGGACATCGCGCCCGACATCATCATCTCCGGCACACGGGCGCGGGACGCGCTGGCGCGGCTTGACCGGAGCGGCATCGAGCGGGTGGACTGA
- the folP gene encoding dihydropteroate synthase, whose product MGILNVTPDSFSDGGLSAAPETARETARRLVREGADILDVGGESTRPGHTRISDDEEWDRIAPVLDGLADELGVLVSVDTYKAEVARRALKTGVAIINDIWGFAFDPNMPAVVADSAAAAVLMHNREAIDPAIDIMADMITFFERALEKADKAGIPLNRLVLDPGIGFGKTFEQNLAACARLSELRVLGLPLLLGTSRKSMIGKVIETQPTERLPGTIASNVIGIMAGVEIIRVHDVAEHVQAARVAEAIRRAR is encoded by the coding sequence ATGGGCATCCTCAATGTGACGCCCGATTCCTTCTCGGACGGAGGACTCAGCGCTGCGCCCGAGACCGCGCGCGAGACCGCCCGCCGCCTTGTGCGCGAAGGCGCGGACATTCTCGACGTGGGCGGCGAGAGCACGCGGCCCGGCCACACCCGCATTTCGGATGACGAGGAATGGGACCGCATCGCCCCGGTGCTGGACGGGCTGGCGGACGAACTGGGCGTGCTCGTCTCCGTGGACACTTATAAAGCCGAGGTGGCCCGCCGGGCGCTGAAGACGGGCGTCGCCATCATCAACGACATCTGGGGCTTTGCCTTCGATCCCAACATGCCGGCAGTGGTGGCGGATAGCGCGGCCGCCGCCGTGCTGATGCACAATCGCGAGGCCATTGATCCGGCCATCGACATCATGGCGGACATGATCACCTTCTTCGAGCGGGCGCTGGAGAAAGCCGACAAGGCCGGCATCCCGCTCAACCGGCTCGTGCTCGATCCCGGCATCGGCTTCGGCAAGACGTTCGAGCAGAATCTGGCGGCCTGCGCCCGCCTCTCCGAGCTGCGCGTGCTCGGCCTGCCGCTGCTGCTCGGCACCTCGCGCAAGTCCATGATCGGCAAGGTCATCGAGACGCAGCCCACGGAGCGCCTGCCGGGCACCATCGCCTCGAACGTCATCGGCATCATGGCGGGGGTGGAGATCATCCGCGTGCATGACGTCGCCGAGCACGTGCAGGCGGCCCGCGTGGCCGAAGCCATCCGCCGGGCGCGATGA